In one Coccinella septempunctata chromosome 6, icCocSept1.1, whole genome shotgun sequence genomic region, the following are encoded:
- the LOC123315673 gene encoding sialic acid synthase, with product MSQLTEEKREQPSLSISNRIIGEAFPVFFIAEIGQNHQGDINIAKKLIDEAKKCGADCVKFQKTNLSEKFTQKFLEMPYSSSNSWGKTYGEHKEFLEFTPEQFLELQRYAAEKEILFSASAMDIESFHYLEKIQVPFIKIGSGDANNIQLLKVASSYPGPLVISTGMQPFEYVKQIYKLMKENGKENFAFLHCVSSYPTPLEDINLKVIELYKKNFPDIVIGYSGHEIGIDVSIAAAVLGARIIERHITLDRSQKGSDHKCSLLPEEFQEMIEKTRIVQISLGAPRKIIAPSELPCWNKLGKCIVASRKLTQGQKIKEGDLKTKVTHPKGINAIYYEDIIGSILKRDLNPDDLIFQEDFQK from the exons ATGTCGCAACTTACAGAAGAAAAAAGAGAACAACCATCCCTCTCGATAAGCAATCGAATTATTGGTGAGGCTTTTCCAGTATTTTTCATCGCTGAAATTGGGCAAAACCACCAAGGCGACATCAACATCGCAAAGAAATTAATAGATGAAGCTAAA AAATGCGGAGCAGACTGCgtgaaattccaaaaaacgaaTTTGAGCGAGAAATTCACACAAAAGTTCCTGGAAATGCCTTATTCATCTTCGAATTCTTGGGGAAAAACTTACGGCGAACATAAGGAATTTCTAGAATTCACTCCTGAACAATTCCTGGAGTTACAACGATATGCTGCGGAGAAGGAAATCCTTTTCAGCGCTTCAGCGATGGATATTGAATCCTTCCATTATTTAGAAAAGATTCAAGTTCCGTTTATAAAAATTGGTTCAGGAGACGCTAACAACATTCAGCTATTAAAAGTAGCAAGCAGTTATCCAGGGCCGTTGGTTATATCAACCG GTATGCAACCATTCGAATACGTGAAGCAAATATATAAACTTATGAAAGAAAACGGGAAGGAAAATTTCGCATTTCTTCACTGCGTCTCCTCATATCCTACTCCTCTCGAGGATATCAACTTAAAAGTTATCGAATTGTACAAGAAGAACTTTCCCGATATTGTAATTGGTTATTCTGGACATGAAATTGGAATTGATGTTTCCATTGCTGCAGCAGTCCTAGGAGCTCGA atcATAGAAAGACATATAACATTAGATCGTAGTCAAAAAGGATCAGACCATAAATGCTCTTTATTACCggaagaatttcaagaaatgaTCGAAAAAACCAGAATTGTTCAGATTTCACTGGGTGCACCTCGAAAAATCATTGCACCTTCAGAGTTACCTTGTTGGAATAAATTAGGAAAATGCATTGTGGCCTCAAGAAAGTTGACGCAGGGTCAAAAAATCAAGGAAGGAGATTTAAAAACTAAAGTGACACATCCAAAAGGAATCAACGCCATATATTACGAAGATATTATTGGTTCTATATTAAAACGAGATTTGAATCCTGATGATTTAATATTTCAGGAGGATTTTCAGAAATAG
- the LOC123315674 gene encoding probable U3 small nucleolar RNA-associated protein 11 — protein MSVWKKASKAHQKVHAERHQPEERKHLGILEKKKDYIKRARDRNEKKETLKLLRKRALNKNPDEFYHHMINAKVDRGMHFDKETEDEDTPEQIKLMKTQDLKYIINKRNQERKKIEKLQAQLHLISIDMEPVNKHIYFDKEAEKAAENRLNKNLLDKELPDIDEHALIKSTNQKKHLYDELAKRINREKELAVVEQKLEMQRHIASKSSVLPPKKVNKGGRYRAPVYVWQYERKK, from the coding sequence ATGTCTGTTTGGAAAAAAGCCTCTAAGGCTCATCAAAAAGTTCATGCCGAAAGGCATCAACCCGAAGAACGTAAACATTTGGGAATATTAGAAAAAAAGAAAGATTATATCAAGAGAGCAAGAGATAGGAACGAGAAGAAGGAAACTCTGAAGTTACTCAGAAAGAGAGCTCTGAATAAAAATCCCGATGAATTTTATCATCACATGATAAATGCAAAGGTCGATAGAGGAATGCATTTCGACAAAGAAACTGAAGACGAAGACACACCGGAACAAATCAAGTTGATGAAAACGCAGGACCTGAAATACATAATCAATAAGAGGAATCAAGAACGCAAGAAAATTGAGAAGTTGCAGGCACAATTACATTTGATCAGTATAGATATGGAACCAGTAAACAAACATATTTACTTCGATAAAGAAGCTGAAAAAGCGGCTGAAAACAGATTGAATAAAAATCTTTTGGACAAAGAACTCCCTGATATTGATGAACATGCTCTAATTAAAAGTACAAACCAAAAGAAGCATTTATATGATGAACTGGCTAAAAGAATCAATAGGGAAAAGGAATTGGCTGTCGTAGAACAAAAGTTAGAAATGCAGAGACATATAGCTAGTAAAAGTAGTGTTTTACCCCCTAAGAAAGTCAATAAAGGAGGTAGATATAGGGCTCCTGTGTATGTTTGGCAGTATGAAAGAAAAAAGTAG
- the LOC123314696 gene encoding COMM domain-containing protein 10-like has product MATSWSNSVPRSKKLDEGIHMLKSVSLEIFQWILGKIQTKEIFTDNDIENLMKKLKLSELKVKHIIETVSYLHKHLSKIILKPAELEKALIEDFNIEEDKAHSWIKIWTEDISQNFNLGNINELQSITWELNLEAASNLSRKKALPTASIQLNGTIDNTVLHLNEEELVHLYNTLENIQAKLDM; this is encoded by the exons ATGGCTACATCCTGGAGCAACTCTGTACCACGTAGCAAAAA ACTCGACGAAGGTATTCATATGCTGAAATCCGTTtctttggaaatttttcaatggatACTGGGAAAAATCCAAACTAAAGAAATATTCACAGACAAtgacattgaaaatttgatgaaaaagCTGAAATTGAGTGAATTGAAAGTAAAGCATATTATAGAAACCGTTTCATATTTACACAAGCACTTGTCCAAGATCATATTGAAGCCTGCAGAATTGGAGAAAGCATTGATCGAAGATTTCAATATAGAAGAGGATAAAGCTCATTCATGGATCAAGATTTGGACAGAAGATATcagtcaaaatttcaatttaggaA ataTAAATGAGCTTCAAAGTATAACATGGGAATTGAATTTAGAAGCAGCTTCAAATTTATCCAGAAAGAAAGCATTACCAACTGCATCTATCCAGCTGAATGGCACTATTGATAATACTGTGCTGCATTTAAACGAAGAGGAATTAGTTCATTTATACAATACCCTAGAGAATATACAAGCCAAACTGGATATGTAA